The Chiloscyllium plagiosum isolate BGI_BamShark_2017 chromosome 28, ASM401019v2, whole genome shotgun sequence genome includes a region encoding these proteins:
- the glod4 gene encoding glyoxalase domain-containing protein 4 has translation MVLGRALHFVFKVGDRARTVAFYRDILGMVVLRHEEFEEGCKASCNGPYGNKWSKTMMGYGPEDSHFVSELTYNYGIGGYRKGNDFLGITIQSSEAVSNAKKQGWALTEDKDGVFVTEDPGGFKFILVNKEQPKADPVLKVTLAVSDLQRSIDYWSNLLGMKVYEKDDAKKQVLLGYADDQCKLELQDIGSPVNHASAYGRIAFSCPREQLPGIESQMKEENQKILTPLVSLDTPGKATVEVVILADPDGHEICFVGEEAFHDLSKVDANANKLLEDAIAEDKSVEWFAKYHVPKPSA, from the exons ATGGTGTTGGGTAGGGCGCTGCATTTTGTCTTTAAAGTGGGAGACCGAGCCCGGACCGTCGCATTTTACAGGGATATTCTGGGCATGGTT GTTCTGAGACATGAGGAGTTTGAAGAAGGATGCAAAGCAAGCTGCAATGG ACCTTATGGTAATAAATGGAGTAAAACCATGATGGGATATGGTCCTGAGGACAGTCACTTTGTGTCAGAATTGACTTATAATTACGGAATAGGTGGCTATCGCAAGGGGAATGATTTCTTG GGGATTACTATTCAGTCAAGTGAGGCAGTCAGTAACGCCAAGAAACAGGGCTGGGCACTGACTGAAGATAAGGACGGAGTGTTTGTAACTGAGGACCCGGGAGGATTCAAGTTCATCTTGGTGAATAAGGAACagccaaaggcag ATCCTGTGCTGAAGGTAACCTTGGCAGTGTCAGACCTCCAGCGTTCCATTGACTACTGGTCCAATTTGCTTGGGATGAAAGTCTACGAGAAGGATGATGCCAAGAAGCAAGTCCTGCTGGGATATGCAGACGACCAG TGTAAGCTGGAACTGCAGGATATCGGCAGCCCTGTGAATCACGCCTCTGCGTACGGACGAATCGCTTTCTCTTGCCCGAGAGAGCAG TTGCCCGGTATCGAGTCTCAAATGAAGGAGGAGAATCAGAAAATCCTGACTCCGTTGGTGAGCTTGGACACGCCGGGAAAAGCAACTGTAGAGGTCGTGATCCTGGCAGACCCG GATGGCCATGAAATTTGCTTTGTGGGTGAAGAGGCTTTCCATGACCTTTCCAAAGTGGATGCCAACGCCaacaagctgctagaggat GCTATAGCTGAAGACAAAAGTGTTGAATGGTTTGCAAAATACCATGTACCAAAGCCATCTGCGTAA